Below is a genomic region from Hylemonella gracilis.
CACGGCCAGGGCCTCGGGCCGCTGCGCCGTGAGGTACAAGCCGGGATGGATGACCGGGATACCCGCCTGCGGCGCAATGGCCAGCCAGGCGTCGCGTCTTCATTGCACGGCGCCAGTGCTCGCCGCGCCGTTGACCCGTGACGGTGACGAAACCGAAGTTGCGGATGGACGCCCCGATGCTCTGCGCTGTGCGTTCGACCACGGCGACCTTCAAGCCCCGCTGTCGGGCCGCGAAGGCGGTCATCAGACCGACCACACTGCGCCAACGACGACCAGGTCGTAATGTTTGTTGCTCATGCTCTGCGCCATGCTGCCCACCTTGGAAAAATTCAACGTGAACGCCAGGCCTGCGTACGCCGCCCGGCCCACCAGCCCAGGGCCATGAAGCACAAGCTCGCGAGGCCGGACACCGCAGTGATCAACACCGCCATCGCGGCGGCCGGCCCGGTCTCGCCGGCCTCGTCCAGGTTCAGGATGGCGATGGCCGCCACCTTGGTCTGCGGTGCGTACAGGAACACCACGGCCGACACGGTGGTCATGGCATTGACGAAGAAGTAACGCGCGACGTCGATCAGCGCTGGCAAGCAAATGGGCAAAGTGACGCGCCAGGCCGTCTTGTAGAAGGGCACCTTGAGCGAGGCACTGACGGCCTCGAACTCGTTGTCCAGGCCCTTGAGCGCCGTCACCGCCGTCAGATGGCCGGTGGTGTAGAAATGCACGATGGTGCACAGCGTCAACAGGGTCATGGTCTGGTACAGACCGCCCAACGGGTTGCCCGGCGCGTTGAAGAAGAAGATGTAGCCCAGACCCAGCCCAGGCCCGGCACGGCCATGGGCAGCATGGCCAGCAGACGCAGCAGGCCGCGGATCAATCCGTCCACGCCGAAACCGGCAGCCTGCGCACGAGCGTGTCCGGTCTTTTCCAGCAGGTAGGCCCCCATGAACACGAATACCGTTCCTCCCAGCGCCGCACCCGCCGCCATGCGCAGGCTGTTGAGAAAACCCACGCCCACTTCCGCCTCGGTGAGGCCGTAAAGGTAGTGGTTCAGGCTGGGCTTCAGGTTGTAGGGCCAGAAGGTTGCCAGGGAGGCAAATATGGCCATGCCCAGCATGGCCAGCATCAGCACCGCGACCACGAGGCAATAGACCGAGAACGCAGCGTCGCGCCCCAACGCCGGCTTGGGCATATAAGGCACCGCGCGCGCGCCCAGCATGGCGGTCTGGCGGCGCTGCACCAGATGGTCGACAGCGAAGGTCAGCACGGCTGGCGCCAGCAGCAGGATGGCGACCACCGAGCCCTTGGCGAAGTCCTGCTGGCCAATGACCAGCTTGAACACGTCCGTGGCCAGCATGTTGAAGTTGCCGCCGATCACCTTGGGAATGCCGAAGTCCGTCATTACCAAGGTGAAGACCACCAGCGCCGCCGAGACCAGGCCGTACTTGGCTCCCGGCAACGTGATGGTGTAGAACTTGCGCACCGCACTCGCTCCCATGGAATCCGCCGCTTCGTAGAGCCGTGCATCGGCCAGGGTCAGCGCCGTCACCAGGATCATCAGCGCATGGGGAAAGACCGAGAAGCACTCGGCCAGCACGATGCCCGGCGCGCCGTAGATCTGCGCATAGCCCAGGCTTTGCAGCAGGCCCTTGGCCACGCCCTGGTTGCCGAACCAGTAGATCAATGAAATGGCCGACAGCAGCGAGGGCGCGAGCAACGGGATCAGCGCGGTCAGGCGCAGCAGGCCCTTCATGCGCATGCAGGTGCGCGTGAGTGCGTAGGCAAACCCAAAGGCCAACGGCACGGTGATGAGCGTGACCAGCGCCGCCACCCAGACACTGTTCCACAGGCTTTGCAGCAAGGCCGGTGTCTGAGCGTAGGCGACGAAATTGGCCAGCGCGACAAAACCACCGTCCTTGCCCAGCATCGCCTGCCAGAGGATGGTCAGCAGCGGCAAGGCCAGGAAGCACAGCAGCAGCAAGACAACCAGCAGGAGGCCGCGCGCCAACCGTCGGTCCAGTGCAGGCGCTGACGGGCCGGTTGCCGCAAGCGTGACCCCAGGCCACGCCGCGGGCCGCCACCGACCATCGGCGCTGCGCTGCTCACGCGGCCTCCGCCCCGGCCGGGAACACGTAGCCGGTCGGCGCGCAGCGCGAAACGCAGCGGCTGGCCGACACGCACGCCAAACTCGTCCATCTTGAGCGAGAACTGCAGGTGCAAGGGCAAGGGCTGGCCCTCGGCGTCACGCAGGCCTTCGACCTCCAGCTCCGCCAGGCAGTTGCCGCCCAGGAATTCAACGCCGCGCACCACGCCATGCAGCGGCCCGGGTCGTCCACGGCCACGTCAATCATGCGGGTCTTCCGGCCGCAGGTACAGCGTCACGGGACGGCCAGGCCGGAACTCCGCGCCTTGCGTGCACTGCAGCGCAGCGGCCCACAACGGAACCAATGCCCGCCCTCGGCCACGGCGGGCAGGCGGTTGACCTTGCCCACGAACTCGGCCACGAAGGGCGTGGCGGGCGCGCGGTAAATCTCCAGCGGTGTGCCGACCTGCTCGATCACGCCCTGGTTCAGACGATGCGGTCGGCCATGCAGCGCTCGTCGCGTGACCATGATGGTCGTCAGCCCAGCTGCGCTGCGCGCAGCGGATCCTTGCGCAGGTGCGCGCACGGACACTGTCCAGCGCGCGCGGGCAAGCCAGCGCGCTGCCCGCCCGACGGCGCATTGCGCGCTGCCTCAGGCCATCGCACCGCCACATTGGCGCGCGAGTTCAGGGGAACAGGGCAATCTGGAACAACACCGTAGTCCCGCAACGCGGGCGGCAGCGCAGAAATGTCCGTCCTGCCACACCTGCCCGCTGCTCTGCACCTCCAGCCGCGGATGCGCAACAGCGTCGTCTTGCCGCAGCCCGAAGGCCCGAGAAAACAGACCAGCTCACCCGTCGGCAAATCCAGGTCGATGCCCGTCCAGCGCCGTGAACGCACCGAAGTCCTTGCGGACCTGGCGCAGCGAGATAAGGGCTGGATGTCACGGTATTTTGTTCGTGGGCCACCGCGGAACTGGCTTTGCCAGGCCGCCGGTGGCGTCCCCTGCCACGGCAGGTTGGCGTTCAGGGGGGAAGGCGCGCAGCGCCTCAGGGGGGTTATTTCTTCACTTCAGTCTTGCTGTCGTAGCGCTTCGTCCACTCCGCCAGGATGCGCTCCGCGTTGGAAGCCGACCAGGCGAAGTCCATCTTCACCAGGCGCTTTTCGTAATCCGCCGGCACATTGGCCAGGGGCTCGGCCACGCCGGGCACGGCCGTGATGGCGAAGTTCTTGCCGTAGAGCTTCGCCGCGTCCAGGCTCGAAAGTCCGCAGCTTTCGGCGGCAGCCAGGTTCTTGGTGCCTTTTTGGATGGCGAAGGCTTCCAGATCCCAGCCCAGTCCTTCCTTGGGGAAGACCAGGTCGGCGGCGCGCCTTGGCCTTGTTGCTGTTGCCGCGGTATTCGAAACTGATGCCCGCTACGTACTCGCCGCTGGCAGCCATGTTGCAGGGCTTGCTGCCGCTGTGCGTGTACTGGGCGATGTTCTCGTGCAACGCATCATGAACTTCCAGCCATCGCCCTTGCCGTCCTTGTCGCCCCAGGGTCAGCCAAGCCGCCACGTCGAAGTAGCCGGTGCCGCTGGAGGCCGGATTGGATGACCACCTGGCCTTGAACTCGGGCTTGGTCAGATCCTTCCAGCTCTCGGGTTTCTTGATGCCCTTTTTTCTCGGCTTCCACGGTGTTGAAGCAGACCGTCGCCCATCCAAATGGCGGGCGGGCTGATGGCCTTGAGGTTGGCCGGCGCGTAGGCTCCAGCATCTTGTTGGTGTCGAGCAGCGCGAGGCTGGAGGCCGCCACCCCCCACCCTCGTTGGCCTTCAGCCTCGTTTTGAGCGCAAGTTTGATTTCGATCTCGGGCTCGACCTTGTTGAAACCTGGTCCTTGAGCTGGTCGGTTTCCAGCGCGGTGTAGACCAGCAAGGTGGTTTTCTGGGCCAAGGCCGCCGAGGCGGTTCCGGCCAGCGCGGCGCGAACACCCAGGTCCGGAAAAAGACGCATGCGCATGAATGCTCTGATGGTGGAAACCGGCATCGTGTGACGTCACCGTGACGCGCTGATGACGGCGGCCTGACCGATCAATGCAAGCCCGTGCCGCGGGGGCAAGCAGGTCCAGCGCGCTGTCGGCGCTGGCAGGGGCGCCGGATTTCACTGTTCTGGTGCAGTCCGGCGAATCGGGCATGTGGCCGTCCCGTGCCGCGACACCCCCGAGGGCGGCTCTGATACCGGCCTTGGTTTCAGGGCGGGCTGGCCAGAAAGCGCAGCCCCACGCCCGGCTCGGTGGCGATGTAGCGCGGGGCCACGGCGTCGTCGCCCAGTTTCTGCCGCAACTTGCCGACCAGGATGCGCACGTAATGCGTGTCGTCCTGGTGGGTCGCCCCCCAGACCTCGCGCAGGATCTGTGGCTGGGTGACCACACGCCGGCGTGCTTGAGCAGCAGCGCCAGCAGGGCGTACTCCTTGCGGCCCAGGGCGAGCAGTTCGCCATCCAGCCGGACTTCGCGCCGCGCGAGATCGATGCGCAGGTGGCCGTCGTCGAACATCGCGCTCTCCTCCTTCACACCGGCCTGTTGGCGCAGCAGAACGCGGATGCGGGCCATCAGTTCCTGCGTGCCAAAGGGCTTGGTCACGTAATCGTTGGCGCCCTCGTCCAGCGCCATGACCTTCTCCGACTCGCCCGCGCGCACGCTGAGCATGATCACTGGCACCTGGGACCAAGCCCGCAGCTCGCGCAGCACCTCATGGCCATCGATGTCGGGCAGGCCGATGTCCAGGATGAGCAGGTCCGCGCCTGGGCCGCCAGCGCGGCCAACCCTTCCCGCCGCTCGCGGCCAGCGCGACGTCATAGCCCTGTGCGCGCAGGCTGATGTCCAGGAAGCGGCGGATCTGCGGCTCGTCGTCGATCACCAGCACACGCACCGGCGTGGAGGCCGCGGAGGCGATGCGGAGGTGGACATGGGCATGGACGTCTAGGGCACGGTCTTCAGCGTCGCTCTATCGACCGACGGCCGACGGCGGTTTCGAGGGCGGCATCACCGGTGGCGTGAGCAAAGGCAGGGTGATGCGGATCACGGTGCCACGTCCGTCCGGCCCCGGCAAGGCCGACGACGGCGCCACCATGCGCGCCAACCATGCCTGCGCGATGGTGAGCCCAGGCCGGTGCCATGGCGACCGCGTCGCCGCGCTCGACACTGTAGACATGTCGAAGATGCGTCCGCGCTCGTCCTCCGGATGCCGGGGCCGCGGTCGCGCACGTCCAGTTGCAGGACCTCCCGGCGCGACACCCCCCCTCATCGTCCACCAGGCGCGCCGTGATGGCTATGGGTTCCCCCGGGGGGAAACTTGGCCGCGTTTTCGAGCACGTTGAACAAGGCCTGCTCCACCAGCGCCGGATGCACCCAGATCGGCGGCAGGTTCGGCGCCATCGTGACCTGCAGTTGCACACCGGGCTGGTAGCGGCGCAGCCGACCGTGGCCGAGCCGATCAGTTCGTCCACGCCGATCCAGTCGCGCTTGAGGCTCAGGCCCGTGTGGCCCAGCCGCGTCATGTCCAGCAGGTTCTGGATGTAGC
It encodes:
- a CDS encoding winged helix-turn-helix domain-containing protein, which translates into the protein MVTQPQILREVWGATHQDDTHYVRILVGKLRQKLGDDAVAPRYIATEPGVGLRFLASPP
- a CDS encoding ATP-binding cassette domain-containing protein, encoding MRSRRWTGIDLDLPTGELVCFLGPSGCGKTTLLRIRGWRCRAAGRCGRTDISALPPALRDYGVVPDCPVPLNSRANVAVRWPEAARNAPSGGQRAGLPARAGQCPCAHLRKDPLRAAQLG